The Solanum stenotomum isolate F172 unplaced genomic scaffold, ASM1918654v1 scaffold17773, whole genome shotgun sequence genome has a segment encoding these proteins:
- the LOC125850574 gene encoding osmotin-like protein OSML13, whose translation MGYLRSSFVFFLLSFVTYTYATTFEVLNNCPFTVWAASTPIGGGRRLDQGQTWVIDAPRGTKIARIWGRTNCNFNGAGRGSCQTGDCGGVLHCTGWGKSPNTLAEYALDQFNNQDFWDISLVDGFNIPMTFAPTNPSGGKCHAIHCTANINGECLGPLRVPGGCNNPCTTFGGQQYCCTQGPCGPTDFSRFFKQRCPNAYSYPQDDRTSTFTCPSGSTNYRVVFCP comes from the coding sequence ATGGGCTATTTGAgatcttcttttgttttcttccttctttcttttgtgACTTATACTTATGCTACCACTTTTGAGGTTCTAAACAACTGTCCATTCACCGTCTGGGCGGCGTCGACCCCGATAGGCGGTGGCCGACGTCTTGATCAAGGCCAGACTTGGGTCATCGATGCACCGAGGGGCACTAAGATAGCACGTATATGGGGTCGTACTAATTGCAATTTCAATGGTGCTGGTAGAGGTTCTTGCCAGACCGGAGATTGTGGTGGGGTCCTGCACTGTACTGGGTGGGGCAAATCCCCAAACACCCTAGCTGAATATGCTTTGGACCAATTCAACAACCAAGATTTCTGGGACATTTCTTTGGTTGACGGATTCAATATACCGATGACTTTTGCCCCAACCAATCCCAGTGGAGGAAAATGCCATGCAATTCATTGTACGGCTAATATAAACGGTGAATGCCTTGGTCCACTTAGGGTACCTGGAGGATGCAATAACCCTTGTACCACGTTCGGAGGACAACAATATTGTTGTACCCAAGGTCCATGTGGTCCTACAGATTTCTCGAGATTTTTCAAACAAAGATGCCCTAATGCGTATAGCTACCCACAAGATGATCGTACTAGCAC